One genomic window of Caenorhabditis elegans chromosome I includes the following:
- the K07A1.20 gene encoding uncharacterized protein (Partially confirmed by transcript evidence) translates to MLMESQCSGNNGGHHPQHQMYPFRDRKKSFGTPPSTSSSSSSSSSPVGRLPVFARFNHPGTSSVMSESDSSTCSTPTRSGATTPTQQNYSRMTTTAYFQPKPSSFSPNYYYRHPNHQYNFQSGF, encoded by the exons ATGTTAATGGAATCACAATGTAGTGGAAATAATGGAGGACATCACCCACAACATCAGATGTATCCGTTTAGagatcgaaaaaaatcatttg GTACACCACCTTCAACATCTTcttcgtcatcatcatcatcatctcccGTCGGACGTCTTCCTGTATTTGCTCGATTCAATCATCCAGGAACTAGCTCCGTCATGTCAG AATCCGACTCATCGACTTGCTCAACACCGACACGATCTGGAGCAACGACACCAACTCAACAAAACTACAGCCGAATGACGACGACTgcttattttcagccaaaaccTTCATCGTTTTCTCCAAATTATTACTACCGACATCCGAATCATCAGTACAATTTTCAAtcaggtttttaa
- the K07A1.6 gene encoding TIL domain-containing protein (Confirmed by transcript evidence) has product MQLILLLVSLLMLIATFIEARDSDIDKKSLRTERLGFCPRYETWRKCGNGCEKSCTHPRQPPFSQCKLPCIPYSCRCNPGFYRDNQGTGRCVRLRRCKKW; this is encoded by the exons ATGCAGCTTATTTTACTG cttGTTTCATTGCTCATGCTCATTGCTACATTCATCGAAGCGAGAGATTCTGATATTGATAAGAAATCCCTTAGAACTG aacgacTAGGTTTTTGTCCTCGTTACGAAACTTGGCGTAAATGTGGAAACGGATGTGAAAAGAGTTGTACTCATCCTAGACAACCACCA TTTTCCCAATGCAAACTTCCATGCATTCCATATTCATGTCGCTGTAATCCCGGATTTTATCGTGATAATCAG GGAACTGGACGATGTGTTCGCTTACGTAGATGCAAGAAATGGTAG
- the cri-1 gene encoding Headcase middle domain-containing protein (Partially confirmed by transcript evidence): protein MFVCLERTGWAERSLQHTTVWPASFSGNSNRGTGGRGEKYWGRHVVVFERPEPDDDNYDSQLMLLKPTLLAAATAANQQQNYDFRKRSNTLMSNRSDKRWPKRDMGPQFELRCCIDPEILRINVDRQYYFEDETVRVNGSVFHKRSDYNNLLSVIPRSKFNGIHIKMEDDCPQGGDDVRLCLLKSLGAHNLRAIPCVQCKDELKVYDKYPLIDGVFYISPVSQFGPKTEISLDGRRFYLQQLCARCLWSDWSCKNCGKDEWFDGKSFVLGTLYYYDIVSSGRCCPVVCQSCRQSLGVRDQLATQLANGNYATINEQMACQSCGVSNFHLVRDIKTCHVARGPSFCE, encoded by the exons ATGTTCGTCTGCTTGGAACGGACGGGGTGGGCAGAGAGAAGCTTGCAGCACACCACTGTCTGGCCCGCCTCTTTCTCTGGGAATAGCAATAGAGGAACTGGGGGTAGAGGAGAAAAATACTGGGGGAGGCATGTTGTTGTGTTCGAAAGACCAGAACCCGACGACGACAACTACGATTCTCAGCTGATGCTTTTGAAACCGACTTTACTTGCAGCTGCAACAGCTGCCAATCAACAACAAAACT ATGACTTCCGAAAACGATCGAATACGCTTATGTCAAATCGATCGGACAAACGATGGCCGAAAAGAGACATGGGACCACAATTCGAATTGAGATGTTGTATTGATCCAGAG attCTACGAATTAATGTAGATCGTCAGTACTATTTTGAAGATGAGACAGTCCGAGTAAATGGAAGTGTATTTCATAAACGATCAGATTATAACAATTTGTTATCAGTAATACCAAGATCTAAATTCAATGGAATACATATCAAAATGGAAGATGATTGTCCGCAGGGAGGTGATGATGTTCGTTTGTGTCTGTTGAAGTCACTTGGAGCACATAATCTCAGAGCAATTCCATGCGTTCAATGCAAGGATGAGCTAAAG GTATACGACAAGTATCCACTGATTGACGGTGTCTTCTACATCTCACCAGTTTCTCAATTTGgaccaaaaactgaaatttcattgGACGGACGTCGCTTCTACCTACAACAACTATGTGCAAGATGTCTCTGGTCTGATTGGTCATGTAAAAACTGTGGAAAAGATGAATGGTTTGATGGAAAATCATTTGTTTTGGGAACTCTCTACTATTATGATATTG tATCTTCCGGTCGCTGCTGTCCTGTTGTCTGTCAATCTTGCAGGCAATCTCTTGGAGTTCGTGATCAATTGGCAACTCAACTTGCTAAT ggaaattaCGCTACCATCAATGAACAAATGGCATGCCAATCGTGTGGAGTCTCAAATTTTCATCTAGTTCGTGATATCAAAACCTGCCACGTGGCACGTGGTCCCTCATTCTGCGAATAA